One genomic segment of Oncorhynchus kisutch isolate 150728-3 linkage group LG15, Okis_V2, whole genome shotgun sequence includes these proteins:
- the LOC109905183 gene encoding ras-related protein Rab-33B-like: MASVESSTEFTSSLTVSSHLPPPRTRIFKIIVIGDSGVGKTCLTYQFCAGKFPEKTEATIGVDFREKLIEIDGEKIKVQLWDTAGQERFRKSMVQHYYRNVHAVVFVYDVTSAASFRSLPAWIEECKQHALGQEVPRILVGNKCDLQNSVQVGTDLAQQFADAHSMPLFETSAKNPSSNGHGDGSHGNSDHVEAIFMTVAHKLKSQKPLILSQPPGGDTVTLTRGRDKGEEKASWACMC; the protein is encoded by the exons ATGGCAAGTGTGGAGTCGTCGACGGAATTCACTAGTTCGCTGACTGTCTCGTCTCATCTTCCGCCACCACGGACGCGGATTTTCAAGATCATCGTGATTGGGGACTCCGGTGTGGGCAAGACATGCCTAACCTACCAATTCTGTGCGGGCAAGTTTCCGGAGAAAACCGAGGCCACGATCGGGGTGGACTTTCGGGAGAAACTTATCGAGATTGACGGCGAGAAAATCAAG GTTCAGCTATGGGACACGGCAGGCCAGGAGCGTTTCCGTAAGAGCATGGTGCAGCACTACTACCGCAACGTGCACGCTGTGGTGTTCGTGTACGACGTGACCAGTGCCGCCAGCTTCCGCAGCCTCCCGGCCTGGATCGAGGAGTGTAAGCAGCACGCTCTGGGCCAGGAGGTCCCGAGGATCCTGGTTGGGAACAAGTGTGACCTGCAGAACTCTGTCCAGGTGGGCACAGACTTGGCCCAGCAGTTTGCTGATGCCCACTCCATGCCCTTGTTCGAGACATCTGCCAAGAACCCCAGCAGCAATGGCCATGGTGACGGTAGCCATGGTAACAGTGATCACGTGGAGGCCATTTTCATGACGGTAGCCCACAAGCTGAAGTCCCAGAAGCCACTGATACTGAGCCAGCCGCCCGGGGGGGACACGGTGACCCTGACGAGGGGAAGGGACAAGGGCGAGGAGAAGGCGAGCTGGGCCTGCATGTGCTGA
- the ugl gene encoding malate synthase-like isoform X3, which produces MSDPITMELEPSPPGLEAEYRTIFTAGSLVFLQELVSAFDEEVDKILRLRISRKTHLDLSGDLPGFCEVTAPVRSDPTWRVRPVPQRLQRRHVDVGDLAPCDTQRFIQALSSPAQGLQVDFDDGNCPTYHNQIKGIYNVYRAVHNQFPNAPKISQAPVLMLRPRAWNMVEHNMMVESYMEARLWNNIFLWTEQKLGLPVGSIKATVLIENVLSAFEMEEILYELKDHSAGLNCGIWDYSASFVNKFGHRGAFLLPDRSKYVNMEKLFLRSYMDLLVQTCHRRGALATGGMAALLLPQDRDSAPYRAALANVTRLKLLEIKAGVDGFMVYDLGLIEPMQKLFQLHSQGDNQMHQLRDDLTVTPDDLLCMPAGGVTLYGLKYNIAVGILFIDAWLKGKGHFFYRGQVEDSATAEISRSQVWQWIRHQTQLEDDSRVVTRGLVTELTQEVMGELKVVTRFHTVREEQRLLTAAAMFLEVVQKRDFPEFLTTYLNLDHTFLSSHPQAKRHEGGAAGDLPRPKL; this is translated from the exons ATGTCC GATCCTATAACCATGGAGCTAGAGCCCTCTCCCCCAGGGTTGGAGGCTGAGTATCGAACCATCTTTACCGCAGGATCCCTGGTCTTCCTACAGGAACTGGTCTCAGCATTTGATGAAGAGGTCGACAAG ATCCTGAGGCTTAGAATCTCCAGGAAGACCCACCTGGACCTGTCAGGTGACCTACCGGGGTTCTGTGAGGTCACAGCCCCCGTAAGAAGTGACCCTACCTGGAGGGTCCGTCCAGTCCCCCAGAGGCTGCAGAGGAGACATGTGGATGTGGGGGACCTGGCCCCCTGTGACACCCAGCGCTTCATTCAGGCCCTCAGTTCCCCTGCACAGGGCCTACAG GTGGATTTTGATGATGGGAACTGCCCAACGTACCACAACCAGATAAAAGGCATTTATAATGTTTACCGGGCGGTGCACAATCAATTTCCCA ATGCCCCCAAGATATCCCAGGCTCCTGTTCTGATGCTCCGCCCTAGAGCCTGGAACATGGTGGAACACAACATGATG GTCGAGAGCTACATGGAGGCGAGACTTTGGAACAACATATTCCTCTGGACAGAGCAGAAG CTGGGCCTGCCTGTGGGCAGCATAAAGGCAACCGTGCTGATAGAGAATGTGCTGTCAGCATTTGAGATGGAGGAGATTCTGTATGAGCTTAAGGATCACTCCGCTGGACTCAACTGTGGGATCTGGGATTATTCCGCCTCCTTTGTCAACAAGTTTG GTCACCGAGGGGCCTTCCTGCTCCCTGACCGCAGTAAGTATGTCAACATGGAGAAGCTGTTCCTGCGGAGCTACATGGACCTGCTGGTCCAGACATGTCACCGTAGAGGAGCCCTGGCTACTGGAGGTATGGCAGCCCTGCTGCTGCCTCAGGACAGGGACAGTGCCCCCTATAGAGCAGCCTTGGCCAACGTCACCAG ACTGAAGTTACTGGAGATCAAAGCTGGTGTTGATGGCTTCATGGTGTATGACCTGGGCTTGATAGAGCCCATGCAGAAA CTCTTCCAGCTGCATTCTCAGGGTGACAACCAGATGCACCAGCTTAGAGATGACCTCACGGTTACCCCCGACGACCTGCTCTGCATGCCAGCG GGTGGAGTAACCCTGTACGGCTTGAAGTATAACATCGCTGTAGGAATCCTGTTCATAGATGCTTGGCTCAAAG GCAAAGGTCACTTCTTCTACAGGGGACAGGTGGAAGATTCTGCAACTGCAGAAATCTCCAGATCCCAG GTGTGGCAGTGGATCCGTCATCAGACACAGCTGGAGGATGATAGCAGGGTGGTGACCCGGGGTCTTGTGACAGAGCTGACCCAGGAGGTCATGGGGGAGCTGAAGGTCGTCACACGTTTTCACACTGTCAG GGAGGAACAGAGGTTGTTGACAGCTGCAGCCATGTTCCTGGAGGTTGTCCAGAAGAGAGATTTCCCAGAGTTCCTCACCACCTACCTCAACCTGGACCACACCTTCCTCAGCTCCCACCCTCAAGCCAAAAGGCATGAGGGTGGGGCAGCAGGGGACCTGCCCAGACCAAAACTCTGA
- the ugl gene encoding malate synthase-like isoform X1 — protein sequence MSDPITMELEPSPPGLEAEYRTIFTAGSLVFLQELVSAFDEEVDKILRLRISRKTHLDLSGDLPGFCEVTAPVRSDPTWRVRPVPQRLQRRHVDVGDLAPCDTQRFIQALSSPAQGLQVDFDDGNCPTYHNQIKGIYNVYRAVHNQFPNAPKISQAPVLMLRPRAWNMVEHNMMVKGKEVPGPLCDFGFLMFHCGKLLFDSESGPFFYLSKVESYMEARLWNNIFLWTEQKLGLPVGSIKATVLIENVLSAFEMEEILYELKDHSAGLNCGIWDYSASFVNKFGHRGAFLLPDRSKYVNMEKLFLRSYMDLLVQTCHRRGALATGGMAALLLPQDRDSAPYRAALANVTRLKLLEIKAGVDGFMVYDLGLIEPMQKLFQLHSQGDNQMHQLRDDLTVTPDDLLCMPAGGVTLYGLKYNIAVGILFIDAWLKGKGHFFYRGQVEDSATAEISRSQVWQWIRHQTQLEDDSRVVTRGLVTELTQEVMGELKVVTRFHTVREEQRLLTAAAMFLEVVQKRDFPEFLTTYLNLDHTFLSSHPQAKRHEGGAAGDLPRPKL from the exons ATGTCC GATCCTATAACCATGGAGCTAGAGCCCTCTCCCCCAGGGTTGGAGGCTGAGTATCGAACCATCTTTACCGCAGGATCCCTGGTCTTCCTACAGGAACTGGTCTCAGCATTTGATGAAGAGGTCGACAAG ATCCTGAGGCTTAGAATCTCCAGGAAGACCCACCTGGACCTGTCAGGTGACCTACCGGGGTTCTGTGAGGTCACAGCCCCCGTAAGAAGTGACCCTACCTGGAGGGTCCGTCCAGTCCCCCAGAGGCTGCAGAGGAGACATGTGGATGTGGGGGACCTGGCCCCCTGTGACACCCAGCGCTTCATTCAGGCCCTCAGTTCCCCTGCACAGGGCCTACAG GTGGATTTTGATGATGGGAACTGCCCAACGTACCACAACCAGATAAAAGGCATTTATAATGTTTACCGGGCGGTGCACAATCAATTTCCCA ATGCCCCCAAGATATCCCAGGCTCCTGTTCTGATGCTCCGCCCTAGAGCCTGGAACATGGTGGAACACAACATGATG GTTAAAGGCAAAGAGGTGCCAGGGCCGCTGTGTGATTTCGGCTTCCTCATGTTCCACTGTGGCAAGCTGTTGTTCGACAGCGAGAGTGGGCCATTTTTCTATCTTTCCAAA GTCGAGAGCTACATGGAGGCGAGACTTTGGAACAACATATTCCTCTGGACAGAGCAGAAG CTGGGCCTGCCTGTGGGCAGCATAAAGGCAACCGTGCTGATAGAGAATGTGCTGTCAGCATTTGAGATGGAGGAGATTCTGTATGAGCTTAAGGATCACTCCGCTGGACTCAACTGTGGGATCTGGGATTATTCCGCCTCCTTTGTCAACAAGTTTG GTCACCGAGGGGCCTTCCTGCTCCCTGACCGCAGTAAGTATGTCAACATGGAGAAGCTGTTCCTGCGGAGCTACATGGACCTGCTGGTCCAGACATGTCACCGTAGAGGAGCCCTGGCTACTGGAGGTATGGCAGCCCTGCTGCTGCCTCAGGACAGGGACAGTGCCCCCTATAGAGCAGCCTTGGCCAACGTCACCAG ACTGAAGTTACTGGAGATCAAAGCTGGTGTTGATGGCTTCATGGTGTATGACCTGGGCTTGATAGAGCCCATGCAGAAA CTCTTCCAGCTGCATTCTCAGGGTGACAACCAGATGCACCAGCTTAGAGATGACCTCACGGTTACCCCCGACGACCTGCTCTGCATGCCAGCG GGTGGAGTAACCCTGTACGGCTTGAAGTATAACATCGCTGTAGGAATCCTGTTCATAGATGCTTGGCTCAAAG GCAAAGGTCACTTCTTCTACAGGGGACAGGTGGAAGATTCTGCAACTGCAGAAATCTCCAGATCCCAG GTGTGGCAGTGGATCCGTCATCAGACACAGCTGGAGGATGATAGCAGGGTGGTGACCCGGGGTCTTGTGACAGAGCTGACCCAGGAGGTCATGGGGGAGCTGAAGGTCGTCACACGTTTTCACACTGTCAG GGAGGAACAGAGGTTGTTGACAGCTGCAGCCATGTTCCTGGAGGTTGTCCAGAAGAGAGATTTCCCAGAGTTCCTCACCACCTACCTCAACCTGGACCACACCTTCCTCAGCTCCCACCCTCAAGCCAAAAGGCATGAGGGTGGGGCAGCAGGGGACCTGCCCAGACCAAAACTCTGA
- the ugl gene encoding malate synthase-like isoform X2: MELEPSPPGLEAEYRTIFTAGSLVFLQELVSAFDEEVDKILRLRISRKTHLDLSGDLPGFCEVTAPVRSDPTWRVRPVPQRLQRRHVDVGDLAPCDTQRFIQALSSPAQGLQVDFDDGNCPTYHNQIKGIYNVYRAVHNQFPNAPKISQAPVLMLRPRAWNMVEHNMMVKGKEVPGPLCDFGFLMFHCGKLLFDSESGPFFYLSKVESYMEARLWNNIFLWTEQKLGLPVGSIKATVLIENVLSAFEMEEILYELKDHSAGLNCGIWDYSASFVNKFGHRGAFLLPDRSKYVNMEKLFLRSYMDLLVQTCHRRGALATGGMAALLLPQDRDSAPYRAALANVTRLKLLEIKAGVDGFMVYDLGLIEPMQKLFQLHSQGDNQMHQLRDDLTVTPDDLLCMPAGGVTLYGLKYNIAVGILFIDAWLKGKGHFFYRGQVEDSATAEISRSQVWQWIRHQTQLEDDSRVVTRGLVTELTQEVMGELKVVTRFHTVREEQRLLTAAAMFLEVVQKRDFPEFLTTYLNLDHTFLSSHPQAKRHEGGAAGDLPRPKL; the protein is encoded by the exons ATGGAGCTAGAGCCCTCTCCCCCAGGGTTGGAGGCTGAGTATCGAACCATCTTTACCGCAGGATCCCTGGTCTTCCTACAGGAACTGGTCTCAGCATTTGATGAAGAGGTCGACAAG ATCCTGAGGCTTAGAATCTCCAGGAAGACCCACCTGGACCTGTCAGGTGACCTACCGGGGTTCTGTGAGGTCACAGCCCCCGTAAGAAGTGACCCTACCTGGAGGGTCCGTCCAGTCCCCCAGAGGCTGCAGAGGAGACATGTGGATGTGGGGGACCTGGCCCCCTGTGACACCCAGCGCTTCATTCAGGCCCTCAGTTCCCCTGCACAGGGCCTACAG GTGGATTTTGATGATGGGAACTGCCCAACGTACCACAACCAGATAAAAGGCATTTATAATGTTTACCGGGCGGTGCACAATCAATTTCCCA ATGCCCCCAAGATATCCCAGGCTCCTGTTCTGATGCTCCGCCCTAGAGCCTGGAACATGGTGGAACACAACATGATG GTTAAAGGCAAAGAGGTGCCAGGGCCGCTGTGTGATTTCGGCTTCCTCATGTTCCACTGTGGCAAGCTGTTGTTCGACAGCGAGAGTGGGCCATTTTTCTATCTTTCCAAA GTCGAGAGCTACATGGAGGCGAGACTTTGGAACAACATATTCCTCTGGACAGAGCAGAAG CTGGGCCTGCCTGTGGGCAGCATAAAGGCAACCGTGCTGATAGAGAATGTGCTGTCAGCATTTGAGATGGAGGAGATTCTGTATGAGCTTAAGGATCACTCCGCTGGACTCAACTGTGGGATCTGGGATTATTCCGCCTCCTTTGTCAACAAGTTTG GTCACCGAGGGGCCTTCCTGCTCCCTGACCGCAGTAAGTATGTCAACATGGAGAAGCTGTTCCTGCGGAGCTACATGGACCTGCTGGTCCAGACATGTCACCGTAGAGGAGCCCTGGCTACTGGAGGTATGGCAGCCCTGCTGCTGCCTCAGGACAGGGACAGTGCCCCCTATAGAGCAGCCTTGGCCAACGTCACCAG ACTGAAGTTACTGGAGATCAAAGCTGGTGTTGATGGCTTCATGGTGTATGACCTGGGCTTGATAGAGCCCATGCAGAAA CTCTTCCAGCTGCATTCTCAGGGTGACAACCAGATGCACCAGCTTAGAGATGACCTCACGGTTACCCCCGACGACCTGCTCTGCATGCCAGCG GGTGGAGTAACCCTGTACGGCTTGAAGTATAACATCGCTGTAGGAATCCTGTTCATAGATGCTTGGCTCAAAG GCAAAGGTCACTTCTTCTACAGGGGACAGGTGGAAGATTCTGCAACTGCAGAAATCTCCAGATCCCAG GTGTGGCAGTGGATCCGTCATCAGACACAGCTGGAGGATGATAGCAGGGTGGTGACCCGGGGTCTTGTGACAGAGCTGACCCAGGAGGTCATGGGGGAGCTGAAGGTCGTCACACGTTTTCACACTGTCAG GGAGGAACAGAGGTTGTTGACAGCTGCAGCCATGTTCCTGGAGGTTGTCCAGAAGAGAGATTTCCCAGAGTTCCTCACCACCTACCTCAACCTGGACCACACCTTCCTCAGCTCCCACCCTCAAGCCAAAAGGCATGAGGGTGGGGCAGCAGGGGACCTGCCCAGACCAAAACTCTGA
- the LOC109905184 gene encoding N-alpha-acetyltransferase 15, NatA auxiliary subunit has product MPSITLPPKENALFKRILRCYEHKQYRNGLKFCKQILSNPKFAEHGETLAMKGLTLNCLGKKEDAYELVRRGLRNDLKSHVCWHVYGLLQRSDKKYDEAIKCYRNALKWDKDNLQILRDLSLLQIQMRDLEGYRETRYQLLQLRPAQRASWIGYAVAYHLLEDFEMAAKIVEEFRKTQQTSPDKVDYEYSELLLYQNQVLREAGLFKEALEHLTTYDKQICDKLAVEETRGELLLQLDRSEEATEVYRQLQERNPENWAYYQGLEKALKPACIEERQKLYEEAWVKYPKGLVPRRLPLTFLTGEKFRECLDCYLRMNFSKGCPPVFTTLKSLYHDKEKLSIIEELVVGYETCLKSCRKFNQSDDGKEEPPTTLLWVQYFLAQHFDHVGQQTLALDYINTAIESTPTLIELFLIKAKIYKHAGNIKEAARWMDEAQALDTADRFINSKCAKYMLKAGLVKEAEEMCSKFTREGASAVENLNEMQCMWYQTECALAYKSMNKFGDALKKCHEIERHFVEITDDQFDFHTYCMRKMTLRSYVDLLKLEDVLRMHPFYYKAARTAIQIYLGLHDNPLTDDNKEHQADAENLNDKELKKLRNKQRRAQKKAQLEEEKKNAEKEKQLKNQKKKKEDDDEEIGGPKEELIPDKLAKVENPLEEAVKFLTPLKNLVKNKIETHLLAFEIYFRKEKYLLMLQSVKRAFSMEPSHPWLHQCLVRFFKGVSDSKDLPEAVRTVLKQEISRLFGESNPQNFNKNYLSQHSNSIPHRVAAAKMMFYLDPSSDKMASELATAPDESLTGRSITICTDVLEALREGNLGDGQQKAAEAYRAACNKLYPHTLAFMPPGYEDNATSTISANGDLSAGEHDDMANDM; this is encoded by the exons ATGCCCTCAATTACTCTACCGCCGAAGGAGAACGCTCTATTCAAGAGAATATTG AGATGCTATGAGCACAAGCAGTACAGAAATGGACTCAAGTTCTGCAAACAGATCCTCTCCAACCCAAAGTTCGCTGAGCATGGAG AGACGCTGGCGATGAAGGGACTGACCCTGAACTGTCTGGGGAAAAAGGAGGATGCGTACGAGCTGGTGAGACGAGGCCTGCGCAACGACCTCAAGAGCCATGTCT GCTGGCATGTGTACGGTCTGCTGCAGCGGTCGGATAAGAAGTACGACGAGGCCATCAAGTGCTACCGCAATGCTCTGAAGTGGGACAAGGACAACCTGCAGATCCTCAGGGACCTTTCTCTTCTCCAAATCCAGATGAGAGACCTGGAGGGCTACAGG gagaCCCGCTATCAGCTCCTGCAGCTGCGTCCCGCGCAGAGGGCCTCATGGATCGGCTACGCCGTGGCCTACCACCTGCTGGAGGACTTTGAGATGGCCGCCAAGATCGTTGAAGAGTTTCGCAAAACGCAACAG ACGTCACCAGACAAAGTGGACTATGAGTACAGTGAGCTGCTGCTGTACCAGAACCAGGTGCTCAGGGAGGCGGGGCTGTTCAAGGAAGCACTGGAGCACCTCACCACCTATGACAAACAGATCTGTGACAAGCTTGCTGTGGAGGAGacacgag GAGAGCTGCTACTGCAGCTAGACCGCTCGGAGGAGGCCACTGAGGTCTACCGACAACTCCAGGAGAGGAACCCTGAGAACTGGGCCTACTACCAGGGTCTGGAGAAAGCACTGAAACCAG CTTGCATAGAGGAGAGGCAGAAGCTCTATGAGGAGGCGTGGGTGAAGTATCCCAAAGGACTTGTTCCCCGGAGGCTGCCTCTCACCTTCCTAACAG GTGAGAAGTTCCGTGAATGTCTGGACTGCTATCTGAGGATGAACTTCAGTAAAGGCTGTCCGCCCGTCTTCACCACTCTGAAGTCCCTGTATCACGACaaggagaag TTGTCCATCATTGAAGAATTAGTGGTTGGATATGAGACGTGTTTGAAAAGCTGTCGAAAGTTCAATCAAAGTG ATGACGGTAAGGAGGAGCCCCCCACCACTCTGCTGTGGGTCCAGTATTTCCTGGCTCAGCACTTTGACCACGTGGGCCAGCAGACGCTAGCCCTGGACTACATCAACACAGCAATCGAGAGCACACCCACGCTCATAGAACTGTTCCTCATCAAGGCCAAAATATACAAG CATGCAGGTAACATAAAGGAAGCAGCCAGGTGGATGGATGAGGCCCAGGCTCTGGACACTGCTGACCGCTTCATCAACTCAAAGTGTGCCAAGTACATGTTGAAGGCCGGCCTGGTCAAAGAGGCAGAAGAGATGTGCTCCAAGTTCACAAGG GAGGGTGCATCAGCGGTAGAGAATCTGAATGAGATGCAGTGTATGTGGTACCAGACAGAATGTGCTCTGGCCTACAAGTCCATGAACAAGTTTGGAGACGCACTCAAGAAGTGCCACGAGATCGAGAGG CATTTTGTGGAGATCACAGATGACCAGTTCGACTTCCACACGTACTGCATGAGGAAAATGACGCTGCGATCCTATGTGGACCTGCTCAAGCTGGAGGACGTGCTGCGCATGCACCCCTTCTATTACAAAGCTGCCCGCACCGCCATTCAGATCTACCTCGGCCTGCACGACAACCCACTCACCGACGACAACAAGGAACACCAGGCAGACGCCG AGAACCTGAATGACAAGGAGCTAAAGAAGCTTAGGAACAAGCAGAGACGAGCCCAGAAGAAAGCCCAactagaggaggagaagaagaacgcAGAGAAAGAGAAGCAGCTGAAGaaccagaagaagaagaaagaagatgACGACGAGGAGATCGGAGGACCAAAGGAGGAGCTCATACCAGACAAACTGGCCAAG GTGGAGAACCCACTAGAGGAGGCAGTGAAGTTTTTAACCCCCCTGAAAAACCTGGTGAAGAACAAGATTGAGACTCACCTCCTGGCCTTCGAGATCTACTTCAGGAAAG AGAAGTACCTGCTGATGTTGCAGTCGGTGAAGAGAGCATTCTCCATGGAGCCCTCTCACCCCTGGCTGCACCAGTGTCTAGTGCGCTTCTTCAAAGGAG TGTCTGACAGTAAGGACCTACCGGAGGCTGTGCGGACTGTTTTGAAGCAGGAGATCTCACGGCTGTTTGGGGAGAGCAACCCCCAGAACTTTAACAAGAACTACCTGAGCCAACACTCCAACTCTATACCACACCGCGTGGCTG CTGCTAAGATGATGTTTTATCTGGACCCGTCCTCTGACAAGATGGCCTCTGAGCTGGCTACAGCGCCAGATGAGTCCCTCACTGGGAGAAGCATCACG ATCTGCACAGATGTGCTGGAGGCGCTGCGTGAGGGCAATCTCGGCGATGGGCAGCAGAAGGCAGCGGAGGCGTACCGCGCCGCGTGTAACAAGCTGTACCCCCACACCTTGGCCTTCATGCCCCCCGGCTACGAGGACAACGCCACCTCCACCATCAGCGCCAATGGAGACCTGTCAGCAGGCGAGCACGACGACATGGCCAACGACATGTGA
- the ndufc1 gene encoding NADH dehydrogenase [ubiquinone] 1 subunit C1, mitochondrial produces the protein MTLNRLLLRAASASKIGSRSAFTAAKPDHTNPNWLRVGLAFGTSAFLWGLLFKQHSTDVHEYKVRNGLE, from the exons ATGACACTAAATCGTTTATTACTACGGGCAGCAAGCGCCAGCAAGA TTGGGAGTCGGTCTGCATTCACCGCAGCAAAGCCAGATCACACCAACCCCAACTGGCTGCGTGTGGGCCTAGCGTTTGGGACGTCCGCTTTCCTCTGGGGCCTG CTCTTCAAACAGCACAGCACTGATGTGCATGAGTACAAAGTGAGGAATGGCCTGGAATGA